From the genome of Candidozyma auris chromosome 2, complete sequence, one region includes:
- the ATP19 gene encoding F1F0 ATP synthase subunit k translates to MGAAYQILGKSVQPHVLSLATLGLVAFVAMPKPWGPAKPTTPAINASSKEEEKFVQDFLAKHLEKSAEKH, encoded by the coding sequence ATGGGCGCCGCTTACCAGATCCTCGGAAAATCCGTCCAGCCCCACGTGTTGTCGCTCGCCACCTTGGGCCTTGTGGCTTTCGTGGCCATGCCAAAGCCTTGGGGTCCAGCCAAACCAACCACACCAGCTATCAACGCTTCGTccaaggaggaggagaagtttgTCCAGGACTTCTTGGCTAAGCACCTTGAAAAATCTGCTGAAAAGCACTAG